One Amaranthus tricolor cultivar Red isolate AtriRed21 chromosome 1, ASM2621246v1, whole genome shotgun sequence DNA window includes the following coding sequences:
- the LOC130827015 gene encoding uncharacterized protein LOC130827015 has protein sequence MTIGMAMAASYLGVTNTQYLKSHLNNKINSFIPSFPSVVWAGSRPKSWRHFCVTMSQKAHRNLLISHAQSSLVTESESAASKSEVEEEQRTIASPVSQLIPNSDEVKLLIEEICDTTSIAEFELKLNGFHLHVTRALPEVVAPPTLSPPSFVSMSTNTIDEASSLNGPLSPSSLAITKVGPLDITSDTLLEKTAEKGLVLIQSPKVGFLRRSRTIKGKRAPPACKEKQVVKEGQVICYIEQLGGEIPVESDVSGEITKILLEDGEPVGYGDAIIAILPSFPGIKKLPVD, from the exons ATGACTATCGGCATGGCTATGGCTGCTA GTTACTTGGGTGTTACAAACACACAATATTTGAAGTCACATCTAAATAATAAGATCAACTCTTTTATTCCATCCTTTCCATCTGTTGTATGGGCAGGAAGTAGGCCAAAGTCATGGAGACATTTTTGTGTAACAATGTCACAGAAAGCGCATAGAAACTTACTTATTTCCCATGCTCAATCATCACTGGTCACTGAAA GTGAATCAGCTGCTTCAAAATCAGAAGTGGAAGAAGAGCAAAGGACCATTGCTAGTCCTGTTAGCCAGCTTATTCCAAATTCAGATGAG GTGAAATTACTTATAGAAGAAATATGCGATACAACGTCAATTGCTGAATTTGAACTGAAA CTTAATGGCTTTCACCTCCATGTGACAAGGGCTTTGCCTGAGGTTGTTGCACCACCGACTTTATCTCCTCCCAGTTTTGTTTCAATGAGTACAAACACAATAGATGAAGCCTCGTCTTTGAATGGGCCATTGTCACCATCCTCACTAGCCATTACTAAGGTGGGGCCACTAGACATAACTTCCGACACTTTGCTAGAGAAAACTGCGGAAAAAGGATTAGTATTGATTCAATCGCCAAAG GTTGGGTTTTTACGGAGATCTCGAACCATAAAAGGGAAGCGTGCACCTCCAGCTTGCAAAGAG AAACAGGTAGTTAAGGAAGGGCAAGTAATCTGTTACATTGAACAGCTTGGTGGTGAAATACCAGTTGAG TCTGATGTATCTGGCGAAATCACAAAGATCCTACTCGAGGATGGCG AACCTGTGGGATATGGTGATGCTATAATAGCCATTCTCCCATCATTTCCCGGAATAAAGAAGCTACCTGTTGATTGA
- the LOC130827026 gene encoding uncharacterized protein LOC130827026 isoform X1, translating to MRSSRKWAKAISSLASTFFFLIIIFQVPLFRVPCRSGICINPMEVTSCQLIANEILPTSIVKTLLYPGAIVNAVLNGVTIPNYDNLLDIYNLTHVKSAPTILDLRHLEILAGCYFCVAGAMLGLLKQGRLSLIGMLLLIWGLIKQNIKEKSTCLHNTCTFEQVQVSPMMFIALFTALSSIKKDVRVVIKSFQAHHPVKAATELHQHVKKKKKEREMKRLEWNVHYNSKTSRCTKVAQQGITNTFTY from the exons ATGAGATCTTCTCGGAAATGGGCAAAAGCCATTTCTTCCCTTGCTTCAACCTTCTTtttcctcatcatcatctttCAAGTCCCTCTCTTTag GGTTCCATGTAGAAGTGGAATATGCATAAACCCTATGGAAGTAACGTCTTGTCAACTAATAGCAAACGAAATCTTGCCAACTTCAATTGTCAAGACCCTTCTATACCCTGGTGCCATTGTAAATGCTGTCCTAAATGGTGTTACAATCCCTAACTATGATAATTTGTTGGACATTTATAACCTTACACATGTGAAAAGTGCACCTACAATCCTTGATCTCAGGCATCTTGAG ATATTAGCAGGGTGCTACTTTTGTGTGGCTGGAGCAATGCTTGGATTATTGAAGCAAGGAAGATTAAGCTTAATTGGGATGCTCCTACTTATATGGGGCTTGatcaaacaaaatataaagGAAAAATCTACTTGTTTACATAATACATGTACTTTTGAACAAGTTCAAGTGTCTCCAATGATGTTTATAGCTCTTTTTACAGctttatcatcaataaaaaaagaTGTAAGAGTTGTAATAAAAAGTTTTCAAGCCCATCATCCTGTAAAAGCAGCTACAGAATTACATCAACatgtaaagaaaaagaaaaaggaaagggAGATGAAGAGACTTGAATGGAATGTTCATTACAATTCTAAAACTTCTAGGTGTACTAAAGTTGCCCAACAAGGCATTACTAATACTTTTACTTATTGA
- the LOC130827026 gene encoding uncharacterized protein LOC130827026 isoform X2, which translates to MEVTSCQLIANEILPTSIVKTLLYPGAIVNAVLNGVTIPNYDNLLDIYNLTHVKSAPTILDLRHLEILAGCYFCVAGAMLGLLKQGRLSLIGMLLLIWGLIKQNIKEKSTCLHNTCTFEQVQVSPMMFIALFTALSSIKKDVRVVIKSFQAHHPVKAATELHQHVKKKKKEREMKRLEWNVHYNSKTSRCTKVAQQGITNTFTY; encoded by the exons ATGGAAGTAACGTCTTGTCAACTAATAGCAAACGAAATCTTGCCAACTTCAATTGTCAAGACCCTTCTATACCCTGGTGCCATTGTAAATGCTGTCCTAAATGGTGTTACAATCCCTAACTATGATAATTTGTTGGACATTTATAACCTTACACATGTGAAAAGTGCACCTACAATCCTTGATCTCAGGCATCTTGAG ATATTAGCAGGGTGCTACTTTTGTGTGGCTGGAGCAATGCTTGGATTATTGAAGCAAGGAAGATTAAGCTTAATTGGGATGCTCCTACTTATATGGGGCTTGatcaaacaaaatataaagGAAAAATCTACTTGTTTACATAATACATGTACTTTTGAACAAGTTCAAGTGTCTCCAATGATGTTTATAGCTCTTTTTACAGctttatcatcaataaaaaaagaTGTAAGAGTTGTAATAAAAAGTTTTCAAGCCCATCATCCTGTAAAAGCAGCTACAGAATTACATCAACatgtaaagaaaaagaaaaaggaaagggAGATGAAGAGACTTGAATGGAATGTTCATTACAATTCTAAAACTTCTAGGTGTACTAAAGTTGCCCAACAAGGCATTACTAATACTTTTACTTATTGA
- the LOC130827051 gene encoding uncharacterized protein At1g15400-like, with translation MAQSNSELQLQRSSISFRRQGSSGAVWDDRHLSGKIAYPKHRSQPMFYSGELILPNKAQQLQHQQVRSRRNQQNDFNINPDVNVKPIKTTVGSNHQPDVVEPSSSRFKGCGCCGALGKSPRASRNVRPVRSRPR, from the coding sequence ATGGCTCAATCAAATTCAGAATTACAACTCCAACGATCATCAATTTCATTCAGACGCCAAGGTTCATCCGGTGCTGTTTGGGATGATCGTCATCTATCGGGTAAAATCGCTTACCCTAAACATAGATCTCAACCTATGTTTTACTCTGGAGAATTAATACTCCCAAACAAGGCACAACAACTTCAACATCAACAAGTACGTTCACGTCGTAATCAACAGAATGATTTTAACATTAATCCAGACGTTAATGTTAAACCGATTAAGACGACCGTTGGATCAAATCATCAACCAGATGTCGTTGAACCGTCTTCTTCTAGGTTTAAAGGTTGCGGTTGTTGTGGTGCCTTGGGTAAATCTCCCCGGGCTTCTAGAAATGTCCGACCCGTTAGATCTCGGCCTAGGTAG